In the Caenorhabditis elegans chromosome X genome, one interval contains:
- the aman-1 gene encoding Alpha-mannosidase (Confirmed by transcript evidence) has translation MNLQVIFLFLGLLVIYSSQDCAWNTCHKVDQDPNVITAHLIPHTHDDLGWIKTVDQYFWGAKPELVPVGVQYIYNTVIDELLKNPDRRFSFAETGFLWRWYTSNSDFDRHQLQKLVKNGQIEIIGGGWVQNDEATSHYVDIIDQMTLGLQRLEQIFGECGKPVTGWQIDPFGHSREMANIYREMGYSSVYFARIHYLEKQIRLKNKTLEFMWNTSDDITDNKLFTGAFFNDNYGPPEGFCWDSLCGDDPIMDNLNIEGYNVKEKVDAFVDHVKNQAAHQSTNQVMLLMGSDFQYTNANSWYVNLDKLIKYVNADTSKKVRVIYSTPACYTKAVQAKTPTLSVKHDDFFPYASGRHSYWTGYFTSRPAFKGMIRQASCMLQLAKQLDVIANLGPEDDSDIEILREASALVQHHDAVTGTAKENVTRDYEKQLAKGVSEVEVVINDFMKKMNPDGLDPKLVLCPLINETICKPINGSSEFSVVIFNSNGRYFNGTIRIPYSQKTAVLRDAHKNVLESQIVETFQIDQLKDTDRLPYEIHVFVRVPPLGYTTVFVEKGSKPERVHFNNRKKFNTNVEIQNEYLIAGFDSQGYLSYITEKATKKKRSIRQEFFYYEGIDSKDDQPSGAYIFRPKTQQPIALTSKLALEVVPGAIINEVRQKVSPFVSQQIRLPRGKNYIEFEWIVGPIPKETKNPITKEFVTRYTTEVHSKNQSFTDSNGRQAMERFFDGATSFEYSDTEPIAGNYYPITSFGYIKDENAQFSVITDRAQGMVASDGVVEIMLHRRCFYDDHFGVEEALDEPGKDGAGLVAMGKHIVLFTDVKASTSQLRPLAIDNFHQPVLAFNKNPEKFEFNRLLEYSGLKFELPIGIHLLTLEKWHKKSSLIRFENIYHGEEGNSIKEFDPTHIFTNFDIVSFKELLLGANRVVGKNKESGSSFRSFEKSKILTFEIEVERKMSKL, from the exons ATGAACCTCCAGGTCATTTTCCTATTTCTCGGTCTACTTGTCATTTATTCTTCCCAAGATTGTGCATGGAAT ACGTGCCATAAAGTGGATCAAGATCCGAATGTCATCACGGCTCATTTGATTCCGCACACCCATGATGACCTTGGTTGGATAAAGACAGTGGATCAGTATTTTTGGGGAG CAAAACCCGAGTTAGTTCCTGTTGGTGTGCAATATATTTATAACACAGTTATAGATGAGCTACTTAAGAATCCTGATAGAAG gttTTCGTTCGCCGAGACCGGATTTCTATGGAGGTGGTATACTAGTAATAGTGACTTTGATAGGCATCAGTTGCAAAAACTAGTGAAAAACGGACAAATCGAGATAATCGGTGGTGGTTGGGTTCAAAATGACGAAGCCACATCGCACTACGTCGATATCATTGATCAAATGACTTTGGGACTACAA AGACTGGAACAAATATTTGGAGAATGTGGAAAACCAGTTACCGGGTGGCAAATTGATCCATTCGGACATTCTCGTGAAATGGCTAATATTTATAGAGAG ATGGGATACTCTTCTGTATACTTTGCCCGTATCCACTACCTTGAAAAACAAATccgattgaaaaataaaactttagaGTTTATGTGGAATACTTCGGATGACATCACTG ACAATAAACTTTTCACGGGAGCGTTTTTCAATGACAACTACGGACCACCAGAGGGATTCTGTTGGGATTCGCTGTGTGGAGATGACCCAATAATGGATAATTTGAATATCGAAGGGTATAATGTTAAGGAGAAGGTTGACGCATTTGTTGATCATGTTAAAAACCAG GCTGCTCATCAATCTACAAACCAAGTAATGTTGCTAATGGGAAGCGACTTCCAGTACACCAATGCAAACTCGTGGTATGTGAACTTGGATAAACTTATCAAGTATGTCAACGCTGAT acttcaaaaaaagttcgagTGATATACTCAACTCCTGCATGTTACACAAAAGCTGTTCAAGCAAAGACCCCCACACTTTCCGTTAAACACGACGACTTTTTCCCATATGCGTCCGGACGACATTCTTACTGGACAGGCTATTTTACAAGTAGACCAGCTTTCAAAGGAATGATTAGACAAGCAAGTTGTATGTTGCAATTAGCAAAACAGCTTGATGTCATTGCCAATCTTGGGCCTGAGGATGACTCGGATATTGAAATCCTTCGCGAAGCATCTGCGCTTGTACAACACCACGATGCTGTTAC agGTACTGCTAAGGAAAATGTGACCAGAGATTATGAGAAACAACTTGCAAAAGGAGTGAGCGAAGTTGAA gTTGTTATAAACGAttttatgaagaaaatgaatcCGGACGGGTTGGAtccaaaattagttttgtgTCCGTTAATCAATGAAACCATTTGCAAACCAATTAA CGGTTCGTCTGAGTTTTCCGTCGTCATTTTCAACTCGAATGGTAGATATTTCAATGGCACTATTCGTATTCCCTACAGTCAAAAAACAGCTGTACTCAGGGATGcacacaaaaatgttttggaaagtCAG attgtcgAGACGTTCCAAATTGATCAACTCAAAGACACTGACAGACTGCCATACGAAATTCACGTTTTTGTGAGAGTTCCTCCACTTGGATACACTACCGTCTTTGTCGAGAAAGGAAGCAAACCTGAACGCGTGCATTTTAACAATAGGAAAAAGTTCAACACCAACgtggaaattcaaaacgaA tacCTCATCGCAGGTTTTGATTCACAAGGTTACTTGTCTTATATAACTGAAAAAGCAactaagaaaaaaagaagcatcCGCCAAGAATTCTTCTATTACGAAGGCATTGATTCCAAGGATGACCAACCATCGGGGGCCTATATATTCAGACCAAAGACTCAACAACCTATTGCATTAACATCTAAACTTGCTTTAGAAGTAGTTCcg GGAGCAATTATAAACGAGGTACGCCAAAAAGTGAGCCCATTTGTCTCGCAACAGATTCGATTGCCTAgaggaaaaaattatatagaatTTGAATGGATTGTTGGGCCAATCCCTAAGGAAACAAA aaatcctaTAACTAAAGAGTTTGTAACAAGGTACACTACAGAAGTTCACTCTAAAAATCAATCGTTCACTGATTCCAATGGGCGGCAGGCAATGGAAAGATT TTTCGACGGTGCTACTTCTTTTGAGTACTCTGATACTGAACCAATAGCCGGAAACTACTACCCAATAACTAGTTTTGGATATATCAAGGATGAAAACGCTCAGTTTAGCGTTATCACTGATAGAGCCCAAGGCATGGTAGCCTCTGACGGAGTTGTGGAAATTATG CTTCATCGTCGTTGCTTTTATGATGATCACTTTGGAGTTGAGGAGGCATTGGATGAGCCTGGAAAAGATGGTGCAGGGCTGGTTGCCATGGGAAAACATATCGTTCTGTTTACTGATGTCAAG gCATCAACTTCACAGCTTCGTCCTCTCGCCATTGACAACTTCCATCAGCCGGTGTtagcatttaacaaaaatccagaaaagtttgaatttaataGACTATTGGAGTATTCTGGGCTAAAATTTGAGTTGCCAATTGGAATACATCTCCTAACCCTCGAGAAATGGCACAAGAAGAGTAGCCTTATCAGATTTGAGAACATTTATCACGGTGAAGAAGGAAATAGCATTAAAGAATTTGATCCAACA CACATTTTCACAAACTTCGATATTGTGTCATTCAAAGAGCTTCTACTTGGTGCTAACAGAGTAGTGGGAAAAAATAAAG aatCGGGATCGTCATTCCGCAGTTTCGAGAAATCCAAGATTTTAACGTTTGAAATTGAAGTGGAAcgcaaaatgtcaaaattataa